GCAGTTCTTCGCCACCCATGGCTCCCGCCTGACGCATCGCCAGGCGCAGGGCATCACCACCCTGATGGATCTCTCCGACAACGACCTGCTGGACCTGCTGCTGCGGCGCAAGGAACCCGCGGGCGAGGTCGACACGGCAGAGGTCAGGGAGGTGCTCGAACTGCTGCGCCGCCGAGCGCCGGCAACTCCACCGCTTGCGGGCTAACCACTACCACCCTAGGAAACTCAAATGAAACTGGCAGACAACAAAGCAACGCTCTCGTTCAGCAATGGCAGCCCGAGCGTGGAATTGCCCGTGTACCACGGCAGCGTGGGTCCGGACGTGGTGGATATCCGCAAGCTCTACGCCCAGACGGGCATGTTCACGTACGACCCGGGCTTCCTGTCGACGGCGGCCTGCCAGTCGTCGATCACCTACATCGACGGCGACAAGGGCGAGCTGCTGTACCGCGGCTACCCCATCGAGCAACTCGCCACGAACTGCGACTACCTCGAGACCTGCTACCTGCTGCTGAAGGGCGAGCTGCCCAACGCCACTCAGAAGCAGGAGTTCAGCAGCAGCGTGACCAAGCACACGATGGTCAACGAGCAGATGCAGTTCTTCCTGCGTGGCTTCCGCCGCGACGCGCACCCGATGGCCGTGCTCACGGGCCTGGTGGGCGCCCTGTCGGCCTTCTACCACGACAGCACCGACATCAATAACCCGCAGCACCGCGAGATCTCGGCCATCCGCCTGATCGCCAAGATGCCGACGCTGGTCGCGATGGCCTACAAATACGGCGTGGGCCAGCCCTACATGTACCCGCAGAACGACCTGAGCTATGCCGGCAACTTCCTGCGCATGATGTTCGGCACGCCCTGCGAGGAGTACAAGGTCAACCCCGTGCTCGAACGCGCGCTGGACCGCATCTTCATCCTGCACGCGGACCACGAGCAGAACGCCTCTACCTCCACCGTGCGCCTGTGCGGCTCGTCCGGCACGAACCCGTTCGCGGCCATCGCGGCCGGCGTGGCCTGCCTCTGGGGCCCCGCCCACGGCGGCGCCAACGAAGCGGCGCTGAACATGCTGCACGACATCCAGGCCCAGGGCGGCGTGGAAAAGATCGGCGAGTTCATCAAGCAGGTCAAGGACAAGAACTCCGGTGTGAAGCTCATGGGCTTCGGCCACCGCGTGTACAAGAACTACGACCCGCGCGCCAAGCTCATGCAGGAAACCTGCAATGAAGTGCTGGCCGAACTGGGCCTGGAAAAGGACCCGCTGTTCGCCCTGGCCAAGGAACTGGAAAAGATCGCCCTGGAAGACGACTACTTCGTGCAGCGCAAGCTCTACCCGAACGTCGACTTCTACTCCGGCATCGTGCAGCGCGCCATCGGCATCCCCGTGAACCTGTTCACCGGCATCTTCGCGCTGGCCCGCACCGTGGGCTGGATCGCCCAGCTGAACGAAATGATCGGCGACCCCGAGTACAAGATCGGCCGCCCGCGCCAGCTGTTCGTGGGCGCCGAGGCCCGCACGGTGAAGCCCATCGCCCAGCGTTGATGCGCCGCGCGGCCCGCCGGCCGCGCCGCGATCCGAAAGCAAAACCTCCCCCGGAGCCGTGCTCCGCGGGAGGTTTTTTCATGGCGGCACGTTCATGCGCGGCGCAGCACCTGGCCCGCGTGCGCATCCACCTGAACCTTCGCACTCGCGTGGGCCCCGCCGATTTCCGCAGCGGCGCGATCGATGCCTCGCTGGTGTTCGGCGACGGCCGGCGGCCCGGGCTGCAGAGCGACTTCGTGCCGCGCTGGACCTGGCGCCCTACGCCGCACCGTCCTGGGTGGCGCGCTTCGGCGCGTGCATCGCCGCCACCACGCCGCGCGCCGCCCTGCTCCACCACCACACGCTGCCGGACGCCTGGGAGCAGTGGTTCCGCTCCGGCGGCATCGACGCCGAGGCCATGCCAGGGGCTATTACCTCGTCTACCCGGAGGAATCGGCCCGGCTGCCGGCACTGGGGACTTTCAGGCGCTGGCTGCTGGCCGGGGCCGCGCCCGCACCGTCGGCCTGACGGCTCCGCGCACCCGGTTCAGGCGCGCCGGGCCGGCTCGCCGAACCGCTCCCGGTACGCCTGCGGCGCAATGCCCAGGTGCCGCACGAACAGGTGCCGCAGCGCCTGCTCGGACCCCAGCCCGACGCGCGCGGCCACGGTCTTGAGCGGCAGCGCCGCCTGCGCTTCGAGCAGCCGGCGCGCTGCCTCCAGCCGCGCCGATTCGACGAAGGCCGAGGGCGCCTGCCCCGTCTCCTGCACGAAGAGGCGGCGGAAGTGGCGCTCGCTCATGGCCGCGCGGCCGGCCAGCACCGCCAGCGTGAGCGGCTCGGCCAGGTGCTGCAGCGCCCAGTCCTGCACGGCCTTCACGCCGCGGTGCGCGGTGGCCTGGCTTTCGAGCTGCACGCTGAACTGCGACTGCCCGCCCGGCCGCTGGAGGTACATGACGAGGTCGCGCGCCACTTCCAGCGCCAGCGCATGGCCGAAGTCCTCCTCCACCAGGGCCAGCGCGAGATCGATGCCCGCCGTCACGCCCGCGGAGGTCCAGAGGTGGCCGTCGCGCACGTAGATGGCGTCGGGATCGACCTCGACGGCCGGGTACTGCGCCTGCAGCCGGTCCGCCACGCCCCAGTGGGTGGCCGCCCGCCGCCCGTCCAGCAGGCCGGCCGCCGCCAGGAAGAAGCTGCCCGAGCACAGCGCCACCATGCGGCGCACGCGCGGGCCGGCGGCGCGGGCCCAGTCCACGATGGCCGGCGATGCGGCCAGGGCGCCGCCGATGTCGCGCGAGCCCACCAGCAGCGCCGTGTCGGGCAGCGCCCCGGCATCCAGCGCCTGGGTGGCCTCCAGCGTCATCAGCGTGTCGGAGCGCACCGGGCCGGGCGCCAGCGCCGCGATGGCGACCGCGTAGCCCGCGGGCCGGCCGCGCCGCACGAGGTGCACGTTGGCGTAATCGAACACCGAGAGCGGCCCCACGGCCTCCAGCGACTTGAAGCCCGGATAGACGACGATGTGGACGGACAGGGGCTGGGCTGGCATGGGGCGGGATGGAAAACGTGAAGGCAGGGCGCAACGACACGGTTGCGGGGAACGCGGGAACACAAGGAGCGGAAGGCCGCGGACCGCGCCGGCCGGGGCGCCGCCCACCCGGCGGCAGCACGCGGGATTCGGACAAACCGGGCCGGCAACCGGACATCCGCAGGCGTGGCGCTGGTCAGGCGGCCCTGCCTTGTCTATAAAGCAGGGATTCCTCCCATCCGCCGCCACGGCCAGCTGGCCCACCGGCGGGTTGCGGGATTGTCCCCGATCGCTGCGGCGCCTCCGCGCCGCGTGCCTCCCACCCCTCACCGACCGAAGCACCATGAAAACCAAAGCCGCCGTCGCCTGGCAGTCCGGCCAGCCCCTCACCATCGAAACCGTGGACCTGCAGGGCCCGAAGTTCGGCGAAGTGCTGGTGGAGATCAAGGCCACGGGCATCTGCCATACCGACTACTACACCCTCTCGGGCGCCGACCCCGAAGGCATCTTCCCCGCCATCCTGGGCCACGAGGGCGCGGGCATCGTGGTGGACGTGGGCCCGGGCGTCACCTCGCTCAAGAAGGGCGACCACGTGATCCCGCTCTACACGCCCGAGTGCCGCCAGTGCAAGTTCTGCCTCTCGCGCAAGACCAACCTGTGCCAGCTGATCCGCGGCACGCAGGGCAAGGGCCTGATGCCCGACGCCACCAGCCGTTTCAGCCTGGACGGCCAGCCGATCTTCCACTACATGGGCACCAGCACCTTCAGCAACTACACGGTGGCGCCCGAGATCTCGCTGGCCAAGATCCGCGAGGACGCACCGTTCGACAAGGTCTGCTACATCGGCTGCGGCGTCACCACCGGCATCGGCGCCGTGCTGTTCACGGCGCAGGTCGAGGCCGGCGCCAACGTGGTCGTGTTCGGCCTGGGCGGCATCGGGCTGAACGTGATCCAGGGCGCCAAGATGGTGGGCGCCGACAAGATCATCGGCGTGGACATCAACCCCGCCCGCCAGGAGATGGCGCGCCAGTTCGGCATGACCCACTTCATCAACCCGAAGGAGGTGGAGAACGTGGTGGACGCCATCGTGCAGCTGACCGACGGCGGCGCCGACTACTCCTTCGAGTGCATCGGCAACACCCAGGTGATGCGCCAGGCGCTGGAGTGCACGCACAAGGGCTGGGGCCAGAGCATCATCATCGGCGTGGCCGAGGCCGGCGCCGAGATCAGCACCCGCCCCTTCCAGCTCGTCACGGGGCGCCAGTGGAAGGGCTCGGCCTTCGGCGGCGCGCGCGGCCGCACCGACGTGCCGAAGATCGTCGACTGGTACATGGACGGCAAGATCGACATCGACAGCCTCATCACCCACACCATGCCGCTCGAAGACATCAACAAGGGCTTCGACCTGATGAAGCGCGGAGAATCCATCCGGGGCGTGGTCATTTATTGACCCAAAGCGCTCCATGCCGCCGTATCCATTACGAAGTTTGCTACAAAATCAATAGCAATGACCTACATCCCCATACCGACCCCCGACGACGTGAAGGCCGCGCTCGAAGCCGCCGCCCGCAGGCCGGGCGCGGCCGCCGTGCCCGGGCTGGACCTGCTGAAGGAGCATGCGTGCTTCGGCGGCTCCCAGCGCTTCTACCGCCATGCCTCCAGCGAGATCGGCCTGCCGATGCAGTTCTCGGTCTACCTGCCGCCCGCGGCGCTGGCCGAACCCACGCGGCCGGTGCCCACGCTCATGTACCTCGCGGGCCTCACCTGCACCGAGGAAACCTTCATGGTGAAGGCCGGCGCGCAACGCTACGCGGCCGAGCACGGCATCGCGCTGGTCTCGCCCGACACCAGCCCGCGCGGCCCCGAGGCCGAATCCATCGAAGGCGCCACCGCCGACTGGGATTTCGGCATCGGCGCGGGCTTCTACCTCGACGCGACCGAAGCGCCCTGGAACCGCCACTGGCGCATGGAGAGCTACATCGTGCGCGAGCTGGTGCCGCTGCTGGGCCGCCTGCTGCCCATCGACACCGCGCGCCTCGGGCTCATGGGCCACTCCATGGGCGGCCACGGCGCGCTCACGCTGGCCCAGCGCCACCCGGGCGTGTTCCGCTCGCTGTCGGCCATCGCGCCGATCTGCGCGGCGTCGCAGTGCGCCTGGGGCGACAAGGCCTTCCGCAACTACTTCGGCGTGGTCTGCAAGACCTGGCAGGCGCACGACGCCACGGTGCTCATGCAGAAGCAGAAGTCGGCGCCCTACCCGGGCGGCATCCTGATCGACCAGGGCATGGCCGACGCCTTCCTCGCCGAGCAGCTGCACCCGCACGTGTTCGAGGCCGCGTGCGGCCTCGTCCGGCAGCCGCTCACGCTGCGCCGCCATGCGGAGTACGACCACGGCTACTACTTCATCCAGACGGTGATCGGCGACCACGTCGCCCACCACGCACGGCAACTGGGCTGATTGCCGCGCGGCCGCCGGGGCCTCGCCGCCCCGGCCTTTCGGGGTTTTCCC
The DNA window shown above is from Acidovorax sp. NCPPB 4044 and carries:
- a CDS encoding GlxA family transcriptional regulator; translation: MPAQPLSVHIVVYPGFKSLEAVGPLSVFDYANVHLVRRGRPAGYAVAIAALAPGPVRSDTLMTLEATQALDAGALPDTALLVGSRDIGGALAASPAIVDWARAAGPRVRRMVALCSGSFFLAAAGLLDGRRAATHWGVADRLQAQYPAVEVDPDAIYVRDGHLWTSAGVTAGIDLALALVEEDFGHALALEVARDLVMYLQRPGGQSQFSVQLESQATAHRGVKAVQDWALQHLAEPLTLAVLAGRAAMSERHFRRLFVQETGQAPSAFVESARLEAARRLLEAQAALPLKTVAARVGLGSEQALRHLFVRHLGIAPQAYRERFGEPARRA
- the fghA gene encoding S-formylglutathione hydrolase is translated as MPGLDLLKEHACFGGSQRFYRHASSEIGLPMQFSVYLPPAALAEPTRPVPTLMYLAGLTCTEETFMVKAGAQRYAAEHGIALVSPDTSPRGPEAESIEGATADWDFGIGAGFYLDATEAPWNRHWRMESYIVRELVPLLGRLLPIDTARLGLMGHSMGGHGALTLAQRHPGVFRSLSAIAPICAASQCAWGDKAFRNYFGVVCKTWQAHDATVLMQKQKSAPYPGGILIDQGMADAFLAEQLHPHVFEAACGLVRQPLTLRRHAEYDHGYYFIQTVIGDHVAHHARQLG
- a CDS encoding FAD assembly factor SdhE, with protein sequence MAEDALDDREVAKLRWRSRRGLVENDLFIEQFFATHGSRLTHRQAQGITTLMDLSDNDLLDLLLRRKEPAGEVDTAEVREVLELLRRRAPATPPLAG
- a CDS encoding S-(hydroxymethyl)glutathione dehydrogenase/class III alcohol dehydrogenase; translation: MKTKAAVAWQSGQPLTIETVDLQGPKFGEVLVEIKATGICHTDYYTLSGADPEGIFPAILGHEGAGIVVDVGPGVTSLKKGDHVIPLYTPECRQCKFCLSRKTNLCQLIRGTQGKGLMPDATSRFSLDGQPIFHYMGTSTFSNYTVAPEISLAKIREDAPFDKVCYIGCGVTTGIGAVLFTAQVEAGANVVVFGLGGIGLNVIQGAKMVGADKIIGVDINPARQEMARQFGMTHFINPKEVENVVDAIVQLTDGGADYSFECIGNTQVMRQALECTHKGWGQSIIIGVAEAGAEISTRPFQLVTGRQWKGSAFGGARGRTDVPKIVDWYMDGKIDIDSLITHTMPLEDINKGFDLMKRGESIRGVVIY
- a CDS encoding citrate synthase, giving the protein MKLADNKATLSFSNGSPSVELPVYHGSVGPDVVDIRKLYAQTGMFTYDPGFLSTAACQSSITYIDGDKGELLYRGYPIEQLATNCDYLETCYLLLKGELPNATQKQEFSSSVTKHTMVNEQMQFFLRGFRRDAHPMAVLTGLVGALSAFYHDSTDINNPQHREISAIRLIAKMPTLVAMAYKYGVGQPYMYPQNDLSYAGNFLRMMFGTPCEEYKVNPVLERALDRIFILHADHEQNASTSTVRLCGSSGTNPFAAIAAGVACLWGPAHGGANEAALNMLHDIQAQGGVEKIGEFIKQVKDKNSGVKLMGFGHRVYKNYDPRAKLMQETCNEVLAELGLEKDPLFALAKELEKIALEDDYFVQRKLYPNVDFYSGIVQRAIGIPVNLFTGIFALARTVGWIAQLNEMIGDPEYKIGRPRQLFVGAEARTVKPIAQR